The proteins below are encoded in one region of Amycolatopsis acidiphila:
- a CDS encoding XdhC family protein yields the protein MSRPELLAQADSLRARRRPFVLATVVRVQRPTSAKPGDCALVLPDGTIEGFVGGDCAESTVRLQGIRLLGTGRSTLLRITPEARSDEKVEDGVVTVGNPCLSGGTLEIFLEAQLPPALVVVHGDAPVARALVSVGAALGYDVRTDPSVPEDADAVLVASHGRDEEAVLRAAVAAGVGYVGLIASRRRGAAVLEALELDADFVHTPAGLDIGARTPGEIAVSVYAEMIATRRRPPSPETLPEPAEAPDPVCGMSVAVTRESLQLPYEGRTYYFCGPGCRQAFAEEPARYGADG from the coding sequence ATGTCCAGACCGGAACTGCTCGCGCAGGCGGACTCGCTGCGGGCCCGCCGGCGACCGTTCGTGCTCGCCACGGTCGTCCGCGTGCAGCGGCCGACCAGCGCCAAGCCCGGCGACTGCGCGCTGGTGCTGCCCGACGGGACGATCGAGGGGTTCGTCGGCGGCGACTGCGCGGAGTCCACCGTGCGGCTGCAGGGGATCCGGCTGCTCGGCACCGGGCGCTCGACCCTGCTGCGGATCACGCCGGAGGCCCGTTCGGACGAAAAGGTGGAGGACGGGGTGGTGACCGTGGGCAACCCGTGCCTGTCCGGCGGCACACTGGAGATCTTCCTCGAGGCCCAGCTGCCACCGGCGCTCGTCGTGGTACACGGCGACGCGCCGGTGGCGCGGGCGTTGGTGTCGGTCGGTGCTGCCCTCGGCTACGACGTGCGCACGGACCCGTCGGTGCCGGAGGACGCCGACGCCGTGCTCGTCGCCTCGCACGGCCGGGACGAGGAAGCGGTGCTGCGGGCCGCGGTGGCGGCGGGCGTGGGCTACGTGGGCCTGATCGCCAGCCGTCGCCGCGGCGCGGCGGTGCTGGAGGCGCTCGAGCTCGACGCGGATTTCGTGCACACCCCGGCCGGGCTGGACATCGGCGCGCGCACCCCCGGGGAGATCGCGGTCTCGGTCTACGCCGAGATGATCGCCACCCGGCGGCGGCCGCCGTCCCCGGAGACCCTGCCCGAGCCCGCCGAGGCGCCGGACCCGGTGTGCGGGATGAGCGTGGCGGTCACCCGCGAGTCGCTGCAACTGCCGTACGAAGGCCGGACGTACTACTTCTGCGGGCCCGGGTGCCGGCAGGCGTTCGCCGAAGAACCCGCCAGGTACGGCGCCGATGGGTGA
- a CDS encoding AAA family ATPase gives MGETVPELAADLEAAGYLTDEALATALFLAVRMPQPILLEGEPGVGKTEAAKALARALDTRLIRLQCYEGLSSADALYEWNYPRQLLGIRLAEARGDALSEADLFGEDYLLARPLLAAIEHPGPRPAVLLIDEVDRADDEFEAFLLELLAEATVTIPELGTRHAAVPPIAVLTSNRTRELHDALKRRCLYQWIAHPDPDRVAAIIRLRVPGVAGWLAERVAGSVQRLRGFDLYKPPGVAEAINWASALHVLGVETLDGTAVRHTMSTVVKYEEDSAVVESAGSWW, from the coding sequence ATGGGTGAGACCGTGCCGGAGCTGGCCGCAGACCTCGAAGCGGCGGGGTACCTCACCGACGAGGCGCTGGCGACCGCGCTGTTCCTCGCCGTGCGGATGCCCCAGCCCATCCTGCTCGAAGGCGAGCCGGGCGTCGGCAAGACCGAGGCCGCGAAAGCGCTTGCGCGGGCGCTGGACACCCGGCTCATCCGGCTGCAGTGCTACGAGGGACTGTCCTCGGCGGACGCGTTGTACGAGTGGAACTACCCGCGGCAGTTGCTGGGCATCCGGCTCGCCGAGGCCCGGGGCGACGCACTGTCCGAAGCGGACCTGTTCGGCGAGGACTACCTGCTGGCAAGGCCCCTGCTGGCGGCGATCGAGCATCCGGGGCCGCGCCCGGCGGTGCTGCTCATCGACGAGGTCGACCGGGCCGACGACGAGTTCGAGGCGTTCCTGCTCGAACTGCTCGCCGAGGCGACGGTGACGATCCCGGAGCTGGGCACCCGGCATGCCGCCGTGCCGCCGATCGCGGTGCTGACCTCGAACCGGACCCGCGAGCTGCACGACGCGCTCAAGCGGCGTTGCCTGTACCAGTGGATCGCGCATCCGGACCCGGATCGCGTGGCCGCGATCATCCGGCTGCGGGTGCCGGGCGTCGCCGGCTGGCTGGCCGAGCGGGTCGCGGGCTCCGTGCAGCGGCTGCGCGGTTTCGACCTGTACAAGCCGCCCGGTGTCGCGGAGGCGATCAACTGGGCCTCGGCGCTGCACGTGCTCGGGGTCGAGACGCTGGACGGGACCGCCGTCCGGCACACGATGAGCACCGTCGTGAAGTACGAGGAGGACAGCGCGGTCGTCGAGTCGGCCGGGAGCTGGTGGTGA
- a CDS encoding vWA domain-containing protein, with protein MTDLAVLAARFGAALRAQGVAVGADRSARFAQAILLVRPRTPAELYRCALATLVSTPDEIEVLERVFAAVFGTDGDPADFRGDRPNEAVVAGEDRQVSAGTAKDGREREVEIPAAGSATERLAARDFADLDPGELALLRDLMRRFRIATPLRRSRRKRAAPGGRRVDMRETLRGARRSGGEPVVLRRWVPREKPRKLVVLCDISGSMEAHARAMLQLLVCANLGARAEVFTFATRLTRLTRALAGSPAKAMRQAGEEAPDWSGGTRIGAALKEFLDSYGARGMARGAVVVIISDGWETGGTDKLAGQMARLSRLAHRVVWVNPRTAKPGYRPLVGGMAAVWPYCGAVVSAHRLDALDALLAAVG; from the coding sequence GTGACCGACCTGGCCGTGCTCGCCGCACGGTTCGGTGCGGCGCTGCGGGCCCAGGGCGTGGCCGTCGGCGCCGACCGGTCGGCGCGGTTCGCGCAGGCGATCCTGCTCGTGCGCCCGCGGACGCCGGCCGAGCTCTACCGGTGCGCGCTCGCCACGCTGGTGTCCACACCGGACGAAATAGAAGTGCTCGAACGGGTCTTCGCCGCGGTGTTCGGCACCGACGGCGACCCGGCCGACTTCCGCGGCGACCGGCCGAACGAGGCGGTGGTGGCGGGGGAGGACCGCCAGGTGAGCGCGGGCACGGCGAAGGACGGGCGCGAACGCGAGGTCGAGATCCCGGCAGCCGGCAGCGCGACGGAGCGGCTCGCGGCGCGCGACTTCGCCGATCTCGACCCCGGCGAGCTGGCCCTGTTGCGGGATCTCATGCGGCGGTTCCGGATCGCGACCCCGCTGCGCCGGTCGCGGCGCAAACGGGCCGCGCCCGGAGGCCGGCGGGTCGACATGCGCGAGACCCTGCGCGGTGCGCGCCGCAGTGGTGGCGAGCCGGTCGTGCTGCGCCGCTGGGTGCCGCGCGAGAAGCCGCGGAAACTGGTGGTGCTGTGCGACATCTCCGGCTCGATGGAGGCGCATGCCCGCGCGATGCTGCAACTGCTGGTGTGCGCGAACCTCGGGGCGCGGGCGGAGGTGTTCACGTTCGCCACCCGGCTGACGCGGCTGACCAGGGCGCTCGCCGGCTCCCCGGCGAAGGCCATGCGGCAGGCGGGGGAGGAGGCGCCGGATTGGTCGGGTGGGACGAGGATCGGCGCCGCGCTCAAGGAGTTCCTCGACTCCTACGGCGCACGCGGGATGGCGCGCGGCGCGGTCGTGGTGATCATCTCCGACGGCTGGGAGACCGGCGGGACCGACAAGCTCGCCGGGCAGATGGCCCGGCTGTCCCGGCTCGCGCATCGCGTGGTGTGGGTCAACCCGCGCACCGCCAAGCCGGGGTACCGGCCCCTCGTGGGCGGGATGGCGGCGGTGTGGCCCTACTGCGGCGCGGTCGTCAGCGCGCACCGCCTGGACGCGCTCGACGCGTTGCTCGCGGCCGTGGGGTAG
- a CDS encoding ABC transporter ATP-binding protein, translating to MTNAIGVQRATAVELREVTREYGGKHARVCALDGVSLAFPQGTWTAVMGPSGSGKSTLLHCAAGLEHVSSGQVFLAGEDITAASDRELTDLRRREIGFVFQSFNLIGSLTAEQNVALPLKLSGHRVSKKDVRAVLSGVGLADRMRHRPRELSGGQQQRVAIARAMVTRPAVLFADEPTGALDSTSARTVLGLLRQMVDTAGQTIVMVTHDPAAAACADSVVFLSDGRIVDRAVAPSAREVADRLAALEA from the coding sequence ATGACGAATGCGATCGGGGTCCAGCGTGCCACGGCGGTGGAGCTTCGTGAGGTGACCCGGGAATACGGTGGCAAGCACGCGCGGGTGTGCGCACTCGACGGCGTGAGCCTGGCGTTCCCGCAAGGCACCTGGACGGCGGTGATGGGCCCATCGGGGTCGGGCAAGTCCACCCTGCTGCACTGCGCGGCGGGGCTGGAACACGTGAGCAGCGGCCAGGTGTTCCTCGCGGGCGAGGACATCACGGCGGCCTCGGACAGGGAGCTGACCGACCTGCGGCGCCGCGAGATCGGCTTCGTGTTCCAGAGCTTCAACCTCATCGGCTCCCTGACCGCCGAGCAGAACGTCGCACTGCCGCTCAAGCTGTCCGGGCACCGGGTGTCCAAAAAGGATGTGCGCGCGGTGCTGTCGGGCGTCGGCCTCGCCGACCGGATGCGGCACCGGCCGCGTGAGCTGTCCGGCGGCCAGCAGCAGCGCGTCGCGATCGCGCGAGCCATGGTGACGCGTCCCGCGGTGCTGTTCGCCGACGAGCCGACCGGCGCGCTCGACTCGACGTCCGCGCGCACGGTCCTCGGCCTGCTGCGGCAGATGGTGGACACGGCGGGGCAGACGATCGTGATGGTCACCCACGACCCGGCGGCCGCGGCTTGCGCGGACTCGGTGGTGTTCCTGTCCGACGGCCGGATCGTGGACCGGGCCGTCGCTCCCTCGGCGCGTGAAGTGGCCGACCGGCTCGCCGCGCTGGAGGCGTGA